The genomic region ACTAGCTTTGAAAGACAGTTAGAAAATCTACCACCAGCAACGGTGGCAACAGTTCCCAGCGTGCCACAAGCTATTAATTCTACGGAAGGATGGAGTCAATTTACTGAGGGCTTTTTGATTGGTGGCATTGGTGGAGCAATCTTTGCTTATTTGCTATTGACTAGTCTTGCTGTGTTTGGTGCGATCGCCTGAGTGCGCTTCGCTACGAACTTGATTTAGTTATGTGAAGGCGTAGAATCCTACGTCTTTACAAAGATGAATTAAACATTCAATTGGAGCAAAATATGTCACAGATTGGTCTATTTTTTGGAACTACTACAGGTAAAACAGAATCTGTAGCAGAGATAATTCAGAAAGAATTTGGTGGTGAAAATGTAGTGACATTGCATAACATCATAGATGTAGACGATAGTGATTTTGAAGACTATCAATATCTAATTATTGGATGTCCTACCTGGAATATTGGCGAACTACAAAGCGACTGGGAAGGTTATTTTCCAGAGCTAGATAACATTGATTTTAATGGTAAAAAAGTAGCTTATTTTGGGACAGGTGACCAAGTTGGCTATGCCGACAACTTTCAAGATGCAATGGGTATTTTGGAAGAGAAAATTACCGAACTTGGTGGCACTACAGTTGGATATTGGTCTAAAGATGGCTATGATTTCAACGAATCCAAAGCATTGAAGAATGGTAAATTTGTCGGTTTAGCTCTTGATGAAGATAATCAATCTGACTTAACTGACGAGCGTATTAAAGCCTGGGTGGCTCAACTGAAAAAAGAATTTGGTTTGTAGTTAATAGTTAATGGTTAATAGTTAATTGTCAATCGTTAATTGATGAGTTATTAAATAATCATCGTTAGCTGTTAGCCGTTAGTATTAATGATTCGTAGGGTGCGTTAAAGCAACGCGTAATGCACCGCGTAATTGTGGTGCGTTACGGCTAATTCTCATCCTCTTAAAATCTCAAATTCTTGCATAGCCGTAACACAAGGGTAATTAAACGAGAACTCAGAGCGGCGGCTACTTAACAGAAGCCGCTTTGCGTCTACCGCCGAAGTGCGTTAGCTCCTCGCTCCGCGAGGCTCTGAAGTTCGGTGGGCAGAACATCTGACCGTTTTTTTACCTCCCCTACTTAACTACTCAAGAATTACTTTATCAATAACCTTTTAGCAGCTTTCACAAAATCGCAACTCTAATTACTTGCAGGAAAAATATAATGTCTCAACATCCAGACGTAATTTGGTTAAATACAAGCTCTAGTCTATTGTGCTTTGCTCAACCACTATTATGTGAATTATCACATCATGTATCTATTGCCCGGTGGGAATATACTCAAACTCAAGATGAAGCAAGTTCCTTAGATGTTGCGATCCAACTGTTACATGATTATCTGCAATCTAGCAATCAACCTGTGCATCTGATTGGACATAGTACGGGAGGATTATTAGGGCTACTATATACTCGTCAATATCCAGAAAAAGTTAAATCTTTAACTCTATTAGCTGTGGGTGCTGATGCAGCTACTGACTGGCAAGCTCATTACTATAGCCATTGCCCCTACTTGAGTCGGCAAAAGATTCTCAATACAATGGTGTATAACCTATTTGGCTATCAGAATGAACAAACCATTCAGCGTCTAGAGAGGCTGTTGGAGCAAGACTTAGATTGCTCGCTCTCACCTCATTCTTTATTTAAACGCTTAAGTGTGCCTCCCTCTCCAGTTCCTGTACCCTTAATGGTTTGTGGTAGCCGAGACGATATCATTGTAGAACCCGACGCCCTGCAAGGATGGCAACCGTTTTTGATGGAGGGCGATCGCCTTTGGGAATGTCAAAAAGGACGTCATTTTTTCCACTTCTTCCATCCAAAGCTTGTCGCAGAACAAATTCTCGACTTTTGGCAATCTCTACATAGCTCCGATTCAGTTTGTAGGAGCCTGAAAGTTTAAGCATCTCCCTGTTAAGAGTTCCCCCAACCCTATTTTCAAGCTAATTTATTGGTTGCTAAACGACTGTCTGTTACTATCCAAAAATAAACACCACAATCTCAAGATTATTACTTATGGTGTGGAATCCAGGACAGTCGTTGTTTGGCGATCGCTATTTTATCGAAAGAAAGCTTGGCGAAGGGGGAATTGGGATTACTTACCTCGCCAAAAACAAACGTGGTGAATTGCGAGTAATTAAAACCCTCAGAGAACAAATCCTAAATCATCCCGCCTGGATAACCAAGCAAGACAAATTACGCCAAGACTTCCGGGATGAAGCATTGCGACTGGCTTTGTGTCGCCATCCTCATATAGTGCAGGTAGAAAACGTCTTTGATGAGGTGAATTTGCCATGTATGGCGATGGAATACATTGAAGGTGAGGATTTAAGTGAGCAAATAACTACAGTAGGCGCTTTACCAGAAACAGACGCACTACTATACATTCGGCAAATTGGCAACGCATTGACTGTAGTTCACGAAAAAGGTTTGCTGCATCGGGATTTAAAGCCGAGCAATATCATGATACGCACGGGGAAACAAGAAGCAGTACTAATTGACTTTGGTATTGCCAGACAATTTATTCCCGGTGGAGTCCAACAACATACACAAAATCTTACCCCTGGTTATGCGCCCCCTGAGCAGTATGTCCCCGATGCCGAACGAGGAGAATATATTGATGTTTACGCCTTAGCTGCAACACTGTATTCTTTGCTGACTGGACAGTTACCCATGCCAGCACCCGCCAGACTGCAAAACTTTACCCTACAACCACCAAAAGATTTGAATTCCAGCGTTAGCGATAGGGTGAATAAGGCAATTATGAAAGGGATGGCGCTAAATTACAAATTTCGTCCTCAGTCAGTGCAGGAATGGTTGCATTTGTTGGGTGCAAGTCCCATACCACCAAC from Chlorogloeopsis sp. ULAP01 harbors:
- a CDS encoding alpha/beta hydrolase translates to MSQHPDVIWLNTSSSLLCFAQPLLCELSHHVSIARWEYTQTQDEASSLDVAIQLLHDYLQSSNQPVHLIGHSTGGLLGLLYTRQYPEKVKSLTLLAVGADAATDWQAHYYSHCPYLSRQKILNTMVYNLFGYQNEQTIQRLERLLEQDLDCSLSPHSLFKRLSVPPSPVPVPLMVCGSRDDIIVEPDALQGWQPFLMEGDRLWECQKGRHFFHFFHPKLVAEQILDFWQSLHSSDSVCRSLKV
- the fldA gene encoding flavodoxin FldA, whose translation is MSQIGLFFGTTTGKTESVAEIIQKEFGGENVVTLHNIIDVDDSDFEDYQYLIIGCPTWNIGELQSDWEGYFPELDNIDFNGKKVAYFGTGDQVGYADNFQDAMGILEEKITELGGTTVGYWSKDGYDFNESKALKNGKFVGLALDEDNQSDLTDERIKAWVAQLKKEFGL